A stretch of the Acidisarcina sp. genome encodes the following:
- a CDS encoding Stp1/IreP family PP2C-type Ser/Thr phosphatase, translated as MAQPLYEVAAATHPGMVRRGNEDAFGLSREDGVFLVCDGMGGAAAGEVASSMTVAEILKSFEGWRGDKEAWLSPAAILRDAIAAANRTIFCKGAKDPRLYGMGTTLVALVLSGNSAWVANVGDSRCYRLRGGALEQMTLDHSWVEEQVRVGAITADEAAHSPLRNVITRAVGSQKTISSDIAELSLVAGDLFLLCSDGLTRELGSEELQTILLKECNLEAACKRLIQSANRHGGHDNITCLLVRVTGRGAE; from the coding sequence TTGGCTCAGCCGTTGTACGAGGTCGCTGCGGCAACACATCCCGGGATGGTTCGCCGCGGCAATGAAGATGCATTTGGACTCAGCCGGGAAGACGGTGTCTTCCTGGTCTGCGACGGCATGGGTGGAGCGGCAGCCGGAGAAGTCGCCAGCAGCATGACCGTCGCCGAGATTCTCAAGAGTTTTGAGGGCTGGAGGGGGGACAAGGAAGCGTGGCTCTCCCCCGCGGCGATCTTACGGGACGCTATCGCCGCCGCGAATCGCACGATTTTCTGCAAGGGAGCGAAGGATCCGCGTCTTTATGGAATGGGGACGACGCTGGTTGCCCTGGTCCTCTCAGGCAACTCGGCATGGGTGGCAAATGTTGGTGACAGCCGCTGCTACAGATTGCGCGGCGGCGCTCTGGAACAGATGACGCTCGATCACTCCTGGGTTGAGGAGCAGGTGCGCGTCGGGGCGATCACGGCAGACGAGGCGGCGCATTCTCCGCTTCGCAATGTGATTACCCGGGCAGTCGGCTCCCAGAAAACCATCTCTTCAGATATCGCGGAGCTATCCCTGGTGGCCGGGGACCTGTTTTTGCTATGCAGCGACGGCCTTACACGCGAGTTGGGCTCAGAAGAATTACAGACAATTTTGCTGAAGGAGTGCAATCTGGAGGCGGCATGTAAACGGCTGATTCAATCAGCCAACCGTCACGGTGGTCACGACAATATCACCTGTCTGCTGGTGCGGGTCACTGGGCGAGGCGCAGAATAG
- a CDS encoding 3-hydroxybutyryl-CoA dehydrogenase, translating to MSEILLVGVVGAGTMGNGIAHVFAQRGYEVRICELEQRFLERGLETIKRNMEREAIKGKVTEPDVIAALKRIEGTLDRRALADCDFVIEAATERFESKAEIFQQLDEMLPEKVVLASNTSSISITRLAAQTKRPGQVVGMHFFNPVPVMKLVEIIRGLATTPATFEVVKSLATRLGKTPIEVKDAPGFVSNRVLMPLLNEAMFAVMEGVATPEAIDEVFKLGMAHPMGPLTLADFIGLDVCLDIMRVLHSGFGDSKYRPCPLLVRMVDAGWLGRKSGRGFFLY from the coding sequence ATGAGCGAAATCCTGCTGGTCGGAGTTGTGGGCGCCGGAACGATGGGCAATGGTATCGCTCACGTATTTGCCCAGCGCGGCTATGAGGTCCGGATCTGCGAATTGGAGCAGCGCTTCCTGGAGCGTGGCCTGGAAACCATCAAGCGCAACATGGAGCGGGAGGCGATCAAGGGCAAGGTGACGGAGCCGGACGTGATCGCGGCGCTCAAGCGCATCGAGGGCACTCTGGATCGAAGAGCGCTTGCCGACTGCGATTTTGTGATCGAGGCGGCTACGGAGCGTTTTGAGTCGAAGGCAGAGATCTTCCAGCAACTGGATGAAATGCTGCCTGAGAAGGTGGTCCTGGCGTCCAATACCTCCTCCATCTCCATTACGCGGCTGGCTGCGCAGACCAAGCGGCCGGGGCAGGTGGTGGGGATGCACTTCTTCAACCCGGTCCCTGTGATGAAGCTGGTCGAGATCATCCGCGGATTGGCTACCACTCCGGCCACATTTGAAGTGGTCAAGAGCCTGGCTACGCGACTGGGCAAGACGCCCATTGAGGTGAAGGATGCACCGGGCTTCGTATCCAACCGCGTGCTGATGCCGCTGCTGAATGAGGCCATGTTCGCCGTCATGGAGGGCGTGGCTACGCCGGAAGCCATCGATGAAGTCTTCAAACTGGGCATGGCGCATCCAATGGGGCCTCTGACCCTGGCGGACTTCATCGGGCTCGACGTTTGCCTGGACATTATGCGCGTGCTGCACAGTGGCTTTGGCGACTCCAAGTACCGGCCCTGCCCGCTGCTGGTGCGCATGGTGGACGCGGGATGGCTGGGCCGCAAGTCGGGACGGGGCTTCTTTCTCTACTAG
- a CDS encoding MBL fold metallo-hydrolase, whose product MTVLASGSKGNSTIVSSSRTRILVDAGLSCRELFKRMQSAGEDPRQLDAILITHEHQDHVQGVSVTARKLGIPVYFTEATHRAWMRWMTPQKRVTYADWLAQRKADAAAKDEAAEKTEASGEPEPLELAANAAEEEIVDAPDPCALPGVEYFTAGADFCIGDIAVTPFTIPHDAADPCGFVFVAEGIRVAVATDLGYIPPNVQMHLRHCDVLMLESNHDLEMLRDGPYPWSVKQRVLSRVGHLSNDAAADFLEKIYDGHATYVILAHLSESNNLPELARVSAERALRDRMGLLGNQLMLARQSDALDSISL is encoded by the coding sequence ATGACAGTGCTGGCCAGCGGTTCCAAAGGCAACAGCACAATTGTCTCCTCCAGCCGCACGCGCATTCTGGTGGATGCCGGATTGAGCTGCCGAGAACTCTTCAAGCGTATGCAGTCCGCGGGTGAGGATCCCCGCCAACTTGACGCCATTCTCATCACCCACGAGCACCAGGACCACGTTCAGGGAGTCTCTGTTACGGCACGGAAGCTGGGGATTCCGGTATATTTCACCGAAGCGACGCATCGCGCCTGGATGCGCTGGATGACGCCCCAGAAGCGGGTGACCTACGCGGACTGGCTGGCACAGCGCAAAGCCGATGCCGCGGCGAAGGACGAGGCAGCAGAGAAGACGGAGGCCTCCGGGGAACCAGAGCCGCTGGAACTGGCGGCGAATGCGGCAGAAGAAGAGATTGTCGATGCGCCGGATCCGTGTGCCTTGCCCGGGGTGGAGTACTTCACTGCGGGGGCGGATTTCTGCATTGGGGATATTGCGGTTACCCCCTTCACGATCCCTCATGATGCTGCCGATCCTTGCGGGTTCGTCTTTGTCGCAGAGGGGATCCGGGTAGCGGTTGCGACGGACCTGGGGTACATTCCGCCCAATGTTCAGATGCACTTACGGCATTGCGACGTGTTGATGCTCGAATCCAACCATGATCTCGAGATGCTGCGCGATGGGCCGTATCCCTGGAGTGTGAAGCAGCGGGTTCTGTCGCGGGTGGGGCATCTTTCGAATGATGCGGCTGCGGATTTTCTTGAGAAAATCTATGACGGACACGCAACGTATGTCATTCTGGCACATCTCTCAGAGAGCAATAATTTACCCGAGCTGGCCAGGGTATCGGCCGAAAGGGCCCTGCGGGACCGGATGGGCCTGTTAGGTAATCAGTTAATGCTCGCCCGGCAAAGTGATGCACTTGACTCTATCTCTTTGTAA